A DNA window from Euleptes europaea isolate rEulEur1 chromosome 20, rEulEur1.hap1, whole genome shotgun sequence contains the following coding sequences:
- the CHRNB4 gene encoding neuronal acetylcholine receptor subunit beta-4 gives MRNASRLFFFAVVASCINGSETADAEERLMNHLLNSSRYNNLIRPAFNSSQLVVIELQVSLAQLINVNEREQIMTTNVWLNQEWTDYRLAWEPSDYEGINKLRIPAKKVWLPDIVLYNNADGTYEVSVYTNVIVKNNGSIFWLPPAIYKSACKIEVKHFPFDQQNCTLKFRSWTYDHTEIDMVLKTGTASMDDFTPSGEWDIVALPGRRTVNALDPNYVDVTYDFIIKRKPLFYTINLIIPCVLITSLAILVFYLPSDCGEKMTLCISVLLALTVFLLLISKIVPPTSLDVPLIGKYLMFTMVLVTFSIVTSVCVLNVHHRSPSTHAMPPWVKVVFLEKLPNFLFMQRPENNSARQRLYNRKKAKTESVCTDLSDLYKGSTYFVNTASAKKYDLKLTENPDHVGSHQDVRLRSSAKFSPEVQEAIDGVSFIADHMRSEDNNESVVEDWKYVAMVVDRLFLWVFVVVCILGTVGLFLQPLFQNHTIIVTP, from the exons GTAGCGAGACGGCAGATGCTGAAGAGAGGCTCATGAACCACCTCTTGAACAGCTCGCGCTATAACAACTTAATTCGCCCGGCCTTCAACTCCTCGCAGTTGGTGGTGATAGAGCTCCAAGTGTCCCTGGCCCAGCTCATAAATGTG AATGAACGCGAGCAGATCATGACCACCAACGTCTGGCTTAATCAG gaatGGACTGACTACCGCTTGGCTTGGGAACCTTCTGACTACGAAGGCATAAATAAGCTAAGGATACCCGCTAAAAAAGTTTGGCTACCGGACATTGTGCTTTACAATAA TGCCGATGGCACGTACGAAGTCTCCGTGTACACCAACGTGATCGTAAAGAACAACGGAAGCATTTTCTGGCTGCCCCCCGCCATCTACAAGAGCGCCTGCAAGATCGAAGTGAAACATTTCCCGTTTGACCAACAAAACTGCACCTTGAAGTTCCGGTCGTGGACTTACGACCACACGGAAATCGACATGGTTCTCAAAACGGGCACAGCCAGCATGGACGATTTCACGCCGAGCGGGGAATGGGATATTGTGGCGCTCCCGGGGCGAAGAACTGTGAATGCCCTGGACCCCAATTACGTGGACGTGACCTATGACTTCATCATTAAAAGGAAGCCCCTTTTTTATACTATTAACCTCATAATACCGTGCGTGCTTATAACATCCCTCGCCATCCTGGTGTTCTACCTGCCTTCAGACTGCGGGGAGAAAATGACCTTGTGCATCTCGGTATTGCTCGCTTTGACTGTGTTCTTGCTGCTGATTTCCAAAATCGTCCCACCGACGTCACTGGACGTCCCGCTGATTGGGAAGTATCTGATGTTTACAATGGTCCTGGTGACGTTCTCGATCGTCACCAGCGTCTGCGTACTGAACGTCCACCACCGGTCCCCCAGCACCCACGCCATGCCGCCCTGGGTGAAGGTGGTCTTCCTCGAGAAACTGCCAAACTTTCTGTTCATGCAGCGCCCGGAGAACAACTCGGCGAGGCAGAGGCTGTACAACCGGAAGAAAGCTAAAACGGAGTCTGTCTGCACCGACCTGTCCGACCTATACAAGGGCTCGACCTACTTTGTGAACACGGCCTCGGCCAAAAAATATGACTTGAAACTTACAGAGAACCCCgaccacgttggcagccatcaggaCGTCCGGCTGAGATCCTCGGCTAAGTTTTCCCCCGAAGTCCAAGAGGCTATCGATGGCGTCAGTTTCATCGCTGACCACATGAGGAGCGAGGACAATAACGAGAGC GTCGTCGAAGATTGGAAATATGTCGCCATGGTGGTGGACAGACTGTTCCTCTGGGTGTTTGTCGTCGTTTGCATTCTAGGGACCGTTGGGTTGTTCCTCCAGCCTCTTTTCCAAAACCATACCATTATCGTGACCCCGTGA